Part of the Bacillota bacterium genome, CGAGGCGCTCGAGTTCTCTCTTCCGCTCGCCAGATCTCCTGTCGAGCACCTTCATCAGGAGCTTGTCTTCGTACTCGGTGAAGACGTGACGCTTCCTCCTCTGTCTCGCGATTCTACCGATCCCTTCCTCCTGAGACTCATGGGCGACTGATGCCTGGACGAAGGCTTGTTCTCCTAAGGAGCGCTGGCCCCCGCCCACCTCAACCTGCGCTCCGGAGTCCCCCGTCGTTCTCGCGTCAGGGGTCGCCGCCGCACCCGGGAGGGTCGCGCCGACTCCCGCGGCGGTCCCGTTGCCTCGTGCAGTCGGTACAGTCGCTACCTCTCTCACGCTCTCCATCACACCACGCCTCCCGTTCATTTCTCGTCTTCATTTCTCGTCCTCATGTCTCGTTTTCAGGTCCGAGACACGCACGCCATTACATCCGCTGGACGCCTCGCCAGGCATGCCGACACCTGTGTGCCTCCTTGGCGCAGCGGCTTTCGGAAATGGCCGATATCAGTATGCCTTTTCATACTGGTCCTTATGCTCCCCATTTTCACAGTATGCATACGGGCTGGTGCTGTAGGATGCCGGCAGGACCATCGCCGGAAAGCCGTGGGCGAGATGTGTAGCGGGTCTCGCCCCTCTCGCCGAGGCCGGTCGTGGAGGGAGGATGAGCATCTGCCGCAGGCGGGACGAACAGCGGTCAGGAAGTTACGTACGTGCCGGGAGCGTGCTCCGCGAGGGTCTCACCTCGCTCGCGGAGCACACTCTCGCACACTGCTAGAAGGGCGCGACCTCGGCTGCGCCATCACACCTTGCGTGCGTGACCAGGCCGAAGGCGCTTTCGGCCGCGAGCGAACCCGACTCCCAAGAGGAGCATGAGGATCATCGCGAGAGCGACCTCTGGTACCATGTATGAGGCGTTGTATGTCAGGGAGTACACCCATACGTTGGAGCCCTCAGGTGCGTAGCTTGCGAAGAACGCCACGCCGGACAAGACGTGCATGAGGAATCTGGCCGCCCCGCCCACCAGCACTCCCAGTAGCGGTGCTCGGGAGAAGAACCCGGAGACCCCGAGTGCGGCGAATGCCAACGGATAGTCCATGAGGAACTGGAGCGGATGTACCACGTATGGCCCGAGGGCGAGTTTGACCATGCCAAGGACGAGGCCCGCAAGGATGCCCGTCGCGCCCCCTCTCCTAAGGGCCACGTAGAAGACTGGCACCATTTCGAGTGAGACAGACCCACCTTGCGGCATCCTGAAGACCCGGATCAGGCTCAGCACTGCCGCGAGGGCGACGGTCACTCCGACTTCCGTCACGACCTGGGTTGTCCCACGGCGTTGGCCGGCAGCCTGCGCGGGTCTCGTGAGCCTGATGAGGGCGATGAGCAGAGCGAGCGCAGCCGCGGCCTCGACCACCACCAACCAGTTGACGTTATTCATCTGAGTCCCCTCCCCGTGACGCATCTTGGGCTTCCAGGGAGATGCCGCACAGCCGCGAGAAGCGCGAGACGGCCGTGGAACCTGCCCGGAAGTCGTCCGGAGTCCACGGCCGTCTAGATGTCGCCTTGCGAGCCGCTTCCCTACGCTGGTATTACCCAGACCGAGTCTTCCGATCAGGTTCGAAGGGTAGACGCCGGGACGCGTCTTCTCAGCCGCTTTCGCAGCACCCCTAGCGAGCTCCCGTATTGACTTCTATAGATGATTATGCCACTGCATCGTGAATGAGCGCAAGTGGGCGTGGCAAAATAGAGGCATGAGAGTCGCTTTCTTTGAGGTGGAGAAGTGGGAGAAGGACAGGTTTCGCGCTCGCCTCCGCGATGTCGAGCCGGTTTTCTTCGCCGACACCGTGCAGGAGGTGGACCGTGGAAGCATTGAAGACGTCGAGGGGATTTGCGTCTTCATATACTCGAGCCTGACGAGAGAGGTGATCGCGGCTCTTCCTCGCCTCCGTCTCATCGCGACGAGGTCCACCGGCTTCGACCACATCGATCTCGAGGCCTGCAAGAAACGGAGCGTCACGGTCACGAACGTCCCCTACTACGGGGAGAACACGGTCGCAGAGCACACCTTTGGGCTGATCCTGTCCCTCTCCCGGAACATCCACAAGGCGCACATGCGCACGGTCCGTCAGGATTTCTCCCTCGAGGACCTGCAGGGATTCGATCTCAAGGGCAAGACGATCGGAGTCATCGGAGCGGGAAGGATAGGGCTTCACGTCATCCGCATAGCCAGGGGGTTCGGCATGGAAGCCCTGGCGTACGACGTCAAGCGGGACCGGTTCATCGCTGAGATACTGGGCTTTAGGTACGTCCCCTTGGACGAGCTCCTCGCCTCGTCCGACGTGATCTCGTTGCATGCCCCGTACAACGAGTCCACTCACCACATCATCAACAGGGACACATTGTCCAAGGTCAAGCGCGGAGCCTTGCTCGTCAATACCGCGCGCGGCGCCCTCGTGGACACCGCCGCCCTCTTGTGGGCGCTGGACGAAGGGATCCTGCGCGGAGCGGGCCTGGACGTACTGGAGGGCGAAGAGCTCATGATGGAGGAGGGATACGTGCTCCGGAAGGAGTACTCCGCGGACGTGCTGAGGACTT contains:
- the thiT gene encoding energy-coupled thiamine transporter ThiT; the protein is MNNVNWLVVVEAAAALALLIALIRLTRPAQAAGQRRGTTQVVTEVGVTVALAAVLSLIRVFRMPQGGSVSLEMVPVFYVALRRGGATGILAGLVLGMVKLALGPYVVHPLQFLMDYPLAFAALGVSGFFSRAPLLGVLVGGAARFLMHVLSGVAFFASYAPEGSNVWVYSLTYNASYMVPEVALAMILMLLLGVGFARGRKRLRPGHARKV
- a CDS encoding hydroxyacid dehydrogenase; amino-acid sequence: MRVAFFEVEKWEKDRFRARLRDVEPVFFADTVQEVDRGSIEDVEGICVFIYSSLTREVIAALPRLRLIATRSTGFDHIDLEACKKRSVTVTNVPYYGENTVAEHTFGLILSLSRNIHKAHMRTVRQDFSLEDLQGFDLKGKTIGVIGAGRIGLHVIRIARGFGMEALAYDVKRDRFIAEILGFRYVPLDELLASSDVISLHAPYNESTHHIINRDTLSKVKRGALLVNTARGALVDTAALLWALDEGILRGAGLDVLEGEELMMEEGYVLRKEYSADVLRTFVRNQMLLRREDVVVTPHNAFNSKEAAMRILETTVENIEKFIEGRPQNVVV